In Merismopedia glauca CCAP 1448/3, the following proteins share a genomic window:
- a CDS encoding pentapeptide repeat-containing protein: MSWHTAALAANPKHVKRLLEAKVCPNCDLKGADLKNANLKDANLTEAELEGADLSGADLTNATLERANLRGAKLVKANLTQANLRQSKLVFLEGIATNLTEANLQGANLEEAEVSGAELPSTNLMMAKLARANFSAANLTSANLQKADLTGAKLKAATLNGANLTEAQLSQADLEISQLNRANLTGANLSQAQLSAARLQGTILQKIQANKAVFIKAYLQDADLTQANCSQANFQEAGLQRANLTGADLSYADLSGALMASTNLTNSNLMGANLALASLDKANLQQANLSGVDLRQSQLTGANLTNSTLVGATLGSANLEGAQVVSSNLTYTNLTSAKLGQSNLENSNFSYANLTGADLEQAKITGAKFDYANLKQITGIDPQLLVPKSK, translated from the coding sequence TTGAGTTGGCACACAGCCGCTTTAGCAGCCAATCCCAAACACGTCAAAAGGTTACTAGAAGCTAAAGTCTGCCCTAATTGTGACTTAAAAGGAGCAGATTTAAAAAATGCTAACCTTAAAGATGCCAATCTCACCGAGGCGGAACTGGAAGGTGCAGATTTAAGTGGTGCGGATCTGACTAATGCGACTTTAGAAAGAGCTAATCTCAGAGGAGCTAAGTTAGTTAAAGCTAATCTAACTCAAGCTAATTTACGCCAATCCAAATTAGTCTTTCTGGAGGGTATAGCCACAAATTTGACTGAGGCGAACTTACAAGGTGCTAACTTAGAAGAAGCGGAAGTTAGTGGTGCTGAGCTACCTAGTACTAATCTCATGATGGCTAAGTTAGCTAGAGCTAATTTCTCAGCAGCCAACCTCACCTCTGCCAATTTACAAAAAGCCGATCTTACAGGCGCTAAACTTAAAGCGGCTACCCTAAATGGGGCAAATTTGACCGAAGCGCAACTTAGTCAAGCTGATTTAGAAATTAGCCAGTTAAATAGAGCTAACTTGACTGGAGCTAATTTATCCCAAGCTCAGTTATCTGCGGCGAGGTTGCAGGGCACCATTTTACAAAAAATTCAGGCAAATAAGGCGGTATTTATCAAGGCTTATCTGCAAGATGCCGATTTGACCCAGGCTAATTGCAGTCAGGCTAACTTTCAAGAAGCTGGTTTACAAAGAGCCAATTTGACTGGCGCTGACTTGAGCTATGCTGATTTAAGTGGTGCTTTGATGGCAAGCACGAACTTAACTAATAGTAATCTTATGGGAGCTAACCTAGCTTTAGCTTCTTTAGATAAAGCAAATTTACAACAAGCCAATCTAAGTGGCGTGGATTTGCGTCAATCTCAACTAACAGGCGCAAATTTAACTAATTCAACCTTAGTTGGAGCCACCCTGGGAAGTGCTAATTTAGAAGGCGCTCAAGTAGTTAGCAGCAACCTAACTTATACCAATTTGACTAGCGCTAAGTTAGGTCAAAGCAACTTAGAAAATAGTAACTTCAGTTATGCCAATCTCACGGGAGCAGATTTAGAGCAAGCTAAGATTACGGGTGCCAAATTCGACTATGCTAATTTGAAACAAATAACAGGTATAGATCCTCAATTGTTAGTTCCTAAAAGTAAGTAG
- the pyk gene encoding pyruvate kinase, giving the protein MLSPDFHRRTKIVATIGPATSKPEVLRRLIEAGATTLRLNFSHGTHEDHQRSIRLIRQTAFELNQPVAILQDLQGPKIRLGKFENGKIILKKGDRFTLTNQDVVGTQEISSVTYKLLAEEVPTGAIILLDDGKVEMSVEEVNRQTGELHCRVVVGGPLSNSKGVNFPGVYLSIKALTDKDREDLMFGLDQGVDWVALSFVRNPQDVLEIKELISNAGKEVPVIAKIEKHEAIEQMEAILTLCDGVMIARGDLGVELPAEDVPILQKRLIITANRLGIPIITATQMLDSMVSNPRPTRAEISDVANAILDGTDAVMLSNETAVGSYPVEAVETMARIAVRIEQERVIRNLEDTRRSIPNAISQAVSQIAEQLDASAIMSLTKSGATARNVSKFRPRKPILAVTPHVNVARELQMVWGVKPLLVLDLPSTGQTFQAAIGVALEKNLLAEGDLVVMTAGTLQGVSGSTDLIKVEIVTAVLCQGIALGEGAVSGRARIAHNPMEVSNFNHGEILVVSTTNAEYVEAIRKAAGIIVEDDNLRNHAATIASRLGIPVIVGVKNATGSIRDGTIVTLDMQKGFVYSGAIASNLKNGNGV; this is encoded by the coding sequence ATGCTATCTCCAGATTTTCACCGCCGGACTAAAATTGTGGCTACGATTGGACCTGCTACTAGTAAACCAGAGGTCTTGCGTCGTTTGATTGAAGCTGGTGCAACCACACTACGCCTTAACTTCTCCCACGGGACTCACGAAGATCATCAACGCAGTATTCGCTTAATTAGACAAACTGCTTTTGAACTCAATCAACCTGTGGCAATTTTGCAAGACTTGCAAGGTCCGAAAATCCGGTTGGGGAAATTTGAAAATGGCAAGATTATTCTCAAAAAAGGCGATCGCTTTACTCTAACTAATCAAGATGTGGTAGGAACTCAAGAAATCAGTTCGGTTACCTACAAACTACTTGCCGAAGAAGTCCCCACAGGTGCGATTATTCTACTTGATGATGGCAAAGTAGAAATGTCTGTCGAAGAAGTAAACCGCCAAACTGGAGAGTTACACTGTAGAGTGGTGGTGGGTGGACCCTTATCTAATAGTAAAGGGGTGAATTTCCCTGGAGTCTATCTTTCTATCAAAGCCTTAACCGACAAAGACCGCGAAGACTTAATGTTTGGCTTAGATCAAGGGGTAGATTGGGTAGCTTTAAGTTTTGTCCGCAACCCTCAAGATGTACTAGAAATTAAAGAACTGATTTCTAATGCTGGTAAAGAGGTGCCAGTAATTGCCAAAATTGAAAAGCATGAAGCTATTGAGCAAATGGAGGCAATTCTCACCCTTTGTGATGGGGTTATGATTGCTAGAGGGGATTTAGGGGTCGAATTACCCGCCGAAGATGTGCCAATTTTGCAAAAGCGGTTGATTATCACCGCCAATCGTTTGGGGATTCCCATTATTACGGCGACCCAAATGCTCGATAGTATGGTAAGTAACCCTAGACCGACTCGTGCCGAAATATCCGATGTGGCTAATGCGATCTTAGATGGCACAGATGCGGTGATGCTCTCTAATGAAACTGCTGTCGGTAGTTATCCTGTAGAAGCTGTGGAAACTATGGCGCGGATTGCCGTGCGGATTGAACAGGAACGAGTAATTCGGAATTTGGAAGATACCAGAAGATCTATTCCTAATGCAATTAGCCAAGCCGTTAGTCAGATTGCCGAACAGCTAGATGCTTCAGCAATTATGAGTTTAACTAAAAGTGGAGCTACAGCCCGTAACGTATCTAAATTTCGTCCCCGTAAGCCCATTTTAGCCGTCACACCCCATGTAAATGTAGCGAGAGAGTTACAGATGGTTTGGGGCGTTAAACCCTTATTAGTCTTAGATTTACCCTCCACAGGTCAAACATTTCAAGCGGCGATTGGTGTGGCTTTAGAAAAAAATCTCCTAGCTGAGGGAGATTTGGTAGTCATGACTGCTGGAACTTTGCAAGGCGTGTCTGGCTCTACAGATCTGATCAAGGTTGAAATTGTCACGGCGGTTTTATGTCAAGGAATTGCTCTGGGGGAAGGTGCAGTTAGTGGTAGAGCTAGAATTGCCCATAACCCTATGGAAGTCAGCAACTTCAATCATGGGGAAATTTTAGTCGTTTCTACAACTAATGCTGAATATGTCGAGGCGATTCGCAAAGCCGCAGGAATTATTGTTGAAGATGACAATTTGAGAAATCATGCCGCCACGATCGCTTCTCGTTTAGGAATTCCCGTCATTGTGGGGGTGAAAAATGCCACTGGCTCGATTCGGGATGGCACGATCGTAACTTTAGATATGCAAAAAGGGTTTGTCTATTCTGGCGCGATCGCTTCTAACCTCAAAAATGGTAATGGTGTTTAA
- a CDS encoding NADAR family protein — MTIYFYSAREQPYGCFSNFSYHGFMLDELWWKTSEHYFQAQKFINTPHLEQIRLVATPKDAARMGRERTRPLRPDWEKVKEAIMYRAVLCKFSTHADLEKLLLSTENELIVENSPIDYYWGCGADGSGKNRLGEILMVVRGILSDRSERSSAGDF, encoded by the coding sequence ATGACTATTTACTTTTATTCGGCTCGCGAGCAACCATATGGTTGCTTTTCTAACTTTTCCTACCACGGCTTTATGTTAGATGAACTTTGGTGGAAAACCAGCGAACACTATTTCCAAGCTCAAAAGTTCATTAATACCCCCCATTTAGAACAAATCCGCTTGGTTGCTACTCCAAAAGATGCAGCTAGAATGGGACGAGAACGGACTCGACCCCTACGTCCTGATTGGGAAAAAGTCAAAGAGGCAATTATGTACCGTGCGGTTTTGTGTAAATTTAGTACCCACGCCGATCTCGAAAAGTTGCTTCTATCTACTGAAAATGAGTTGATTGTCGAGAATTCACCCATTGACTACTACTGGGGTTGTGGTGCTGATGGCAGTGGCAAAAATCGCTTGGGAGAAATATTGATGGTGGTGAGGGGCATATTGAGCGATCGCTCTGAACGCAGTAGTGCTGGAGACTTTTAG